Proteins from a genomic interval of Burkholderia cepacia GG4:
- the prmB gene encoding 50S ribosomal protein L3 N(5)-glutamine methyltransferase, producing MTTPFATVRDLLRYAVTRFSKAKLAFGHGSDNAYDEAAYLVLHTLDLPLDTLEPFLDARLLPDEIGAVLAVIERRATDRVPAAYLTHEAWMHGHRFYVDERVIVPRSFIGELLDDGLQPYVADPEQVGAVLELCTGSGCLAILAASAFPNAEIDAVDLSDKALEVAEINVRDYGLEDRVTLHHGDLYAPLPAFRTAPGARYDVILTNPPYVNAASMAALPPEYRHEPEMALAGGDDGMDIVRRIIADAHKWLHNDGVLVVEIGNEREHVEAAFGGLDLTWLPTSAGDDNVFLIQASDLPRKG from the coding sequence ATGACGACACCTTTTGCAACAGTTCGCGACCTGCTGCGCTATGCAGTCACGCGCTTCTCGAAGGCAAAGCTCGCGTTCGGCCACGGCTCCGACAACGCGTACGACGAAGCCGCCTACCTCGTGCTGCATACGCTCGACCTGCCGCTCGACACGCTCGAGCCGTTCCTCGATGCGCGCCTGCTGCCGGACGAAATCGGGGCCGTGCTCGCGGTGATCGAACGACGCGCGACGGATCGCGTGCCGGCCGCGTATCTCACACACGAAGCGTGGATGCACGGCCACCGCTTCTATGTCGACGAGCGCGTGATCGTGCCGCGCTCGTTCATCGGCGAGCTGCTCGACGACGGGCTGCAGCCGTATGTCGCCGACCCCGAGCAGGTCGGCGCGGTGCTCGAACTGTGCACCGGCTCCGGCTGCCTCGCGATCCTCGCGGCCAGCGCGTTCCCGAACGCCGAGATCGACGCGGTCGACCTGTCCGACAAGGCACTCGAAGTCGCCGAGATCAACGTGCGCGACTACGGCCTCGAGGATCGCGTCACGCTGCATCACGGCGACCTCTACGCGCCGCTGCCCGCGTTCCGCACCGCCCCCGGCGCACGCTACGACGTGATCCTGACCAACCCGCCGTACGTGAATGCGGCGTCGATGGCCGCGCTGCCGCCCGAGTACCGGCACGAGCCGGAGATGGCGCTCGCCGGCGGCGACGACGGGATGGACATCGTGCGACGGATCATCGCGGATGCGCACAAGTGGCTGCACAACGACGGCGTGCTCGTCGTCGAGATCGGCAACGAGCGCGAGCACGTCGAAGCCGCGTTCGGCGGCCTCGACCTCACGTGGCTGCCCACCAGCGCGGGCGACGACAACGTGTTCCTGATCCAGGCATCCGACCTGCCGCGCAAGGGCTGA
- the dapE gene encoding succinyl-diaminopimelate desuccinylase: MSATLALTEQLIARASVTPDDQHCQQIMTERLAALGFECETIASHGVTNLWAVKRGADGRDGKLLAFAGHTDVVPTGPLEQWTSPPFIPAHRDGKLYGRGAADMKTSLAAFVVASEEFVAAHPGHRGAIAFLITSDEEGPATDGTVKVVELLEARGERLDYCIVGEPTSTAELGDVVKNGRRGSMSGELVVKGVQGHIAYPHLAKNPIHLLAPALAELAAEQWDEGNEYFPPTTWQVSNLHAGTGATNVIPGHADLMFNFRFSTASTVEGLQARVHAILDKHGLEYALKWSVSGLPFLTPRGDLSNALENAIRAETGITTELSTTGGTSDGRFIARICPQVIEFGPPNGSIHKIDEHIDVRFVDPLKNVYRRVLEQLIA; encoded by the coding sequence ATGTCCGCCACCCTAGCCCTTACCGAACAGCTGATCGCCCGCGCGTCCGTCACGCCCGACGACCAGCACTGCCAGCAGATCATGACCGAGCGGCTCGCCGCACTCGGCTTCGAATGCGAGACCATCGCGTCGCACGGCGTGACCAACCTGTGGGCCGTCAAGCGCGGCGCCGACGGCCGCGACGGCAAGCTGCTCGCGTTCGCGGGCCACACCGACGTCGTGCCGACCGGCCCGCTCGAGCAGTGGACCTCGCCGCCGTTCATTCCCGCCCATCGCGACGGCAAGCTGTACGGCCGCGGCGCGGCCGACATGAAGACGTCGCTCGCGGCGTTCGTCGTCGCGTCCGAGGAATTCGTCGCGGCCCACCCCGGCCACCGCGGCGCGATCGCGTTCCTGATCACGAGCGACGAGGAAGGCCCGGCCACCGACGGCACCGTGAAGGTCGTCGAGCTGCTCGAAGCACGCGGCGAACGCCTCGACTACTGCATCGTCGGCGAACCGACCTCGACCGCCGAACTCGGCGATGTCGTGAAGAACGGCCGCCGCGGCTCCATGTCGGGTGAACTGGTCGTCAAGGGCGTGCAGGGCCACATCGCCTACCCGCACCTCGCGAAGAACCCGATCCACCTGCTCGCGCCGGCGCTCGCCGAGCTCGCCGCCGAACAGTGGGACGAAGGCAACGAATACTTCCCGCCGACCACCTGGCAGGTGTCGAACCTGCACGCGGGCACCGGCGCGACCAACGTGATCCCCGGCCACGCGGACCTGATGTTCAACTTCCGCTTTTCGACGGCGAGCACCGTCGAGGGCCTGCAGGCCCGCGTGCATGCGATCCTCGACAAGCACGGCCTCGAGTACGCGCTGAAGTGGTCGGTGAGCGGCCTGCCGTTCCTCACGCCGCGCGGCGACCTGTCGAACGCGCTGGAGAACGCGATCCGTGCCGAGACCGGCATCACGACCGAACTGTCGACGACGGGCGGCACGTCCGACGGGCGCTTCATCGCACGCATCTGCCCGCAGGTGATCGAGTTCGGCCCGCCGAACGGCAGCATCCACAAGATCGACGAGCACATCGACGTGCGCTTCGTCGACCCGCTGAAGAACGTGTACCGCCGCGTACTCGAACAACTGATCGCCTGA
- a CDS encoding ArsC family reductase: protein MAKPHTVVVYGIPNCDTVKKARVWLDDHGVEFEFHDFKKLGVSAPLVEDWLKDVSLDALVNKRGTTWRGLDDAMKAAAETKTGAVALMIHKPSVIKRPVLVVNGRVKSLGFVADQYAALFAA, encoded by the coding sequence ATGGCCAAGCCGCACACCGTGGTCGTCTACGGTATTCCGAACTGCGACACCGTGAAGAAGGCCCGCGTGTGGCTCGACGATCACGGCGTCGAGTTCGAGTTCCACGACTTCAAGAAGCTCGGCGTCAGCGCACCGCTGGTCGAAGACTGGCTGAAGGACGTGTCGCTCGACGCGCTCGTCAACAAGCGCGGCACCACATGGCGCGGCCTGGACGACGCCATGAAGGCGGCCGCCGAAACGAAGACCGGCGCGGTCGCGCTGATGATCCACAAGCCGTCGGTCATCAAGCGTCCCGTGCTCGTCGTCAACGGCCGCGTGAAATCGCTCGGCTTCGTGGCCGATCAGTACGCGGCGCTGTTTGCCGCCTAG
- the dapD gene encoding 2,3,4,5-tetrahydropyridine-2,6-dicarboxylate N-succinyltransferase — MSQQLQQIIDTAWDNRAELSPKAAPADVREAVAHAIEQLDKGALRVAEKIDGNWTVHQWLKKAVLLSFRLEDNAPMPAGGYSQFYDKVPSKFANYTAEDFAAGGFRVVPPAIARRGSFIAKNVVLMPSYTNIGAYVDEGTMVDTWATVGSCAQIGKNVHLSGGVGIGGVLEPLQANPVIIEDNCFIGARSEVVEGVIVEENSVISMGVYLGQSTKIYDRETGEVSYGRIPAGSVVVAGNLPSKDGSHSLYCAVIVKKVDAKTRAKVGLNELLRGD; from the coding sequence ATGTCGCAACAACTTCAGCAAATCATCGATACCGCCTGGGACAACCGTGCCGAGCTGTCGCCGAAGGCCGCACCGGCCGACGTCCGCGAAGCCGTCGCGCACGCGATCGAGCAGCTCGACAAGGGCGCGCTGCGCGTTGCCGAGAAGATCGACGGCAACTGGACCGTGCACCAGTGGCTGAAGAAGGCCGTACTGCTGTCGTTCCGCCTGGAGGACAACGCGCCGATGCCCGCCGGCGGCTACTCGCAGTTCTACGACAAGGTGCCGTCGAAGTTCGCGAACTACACGGCTGAAGATTTCGCCGCGGGCGGCTTCCGCGTCGTGCCGCCGGCCATCGCGCGCCGCGGCTCGTTCATCGCGAAGAACGTCGTGCTGATGCCGTCGTACACCAACATCGGCGCATACGTCGACGAAGGCACGATGGTCGACACGTGGGCGACGGTCGGTTCGTGCGCGCAGATCGGCAAGAACGTGCACCTGTCGGGCGGCGTCGGCATCGGCGGCGTGCTCGAGCCGCTGCAGGCGAACCCCGTCATCATCGAAGACAACTGCTTCATCGGCGCGCGTTCGGAAGTCGTCGAAGGCGTGATCGTCGAAGAGAATTCGGTGATCTCGATGGGCGTGTACCTCGGCCAGAGCACGAAGATCTACGATCGCGAAACGGGCGAAGTCAGCTACGGCCGCATCCCGGCCGGCTCGGTCGTCGTGGCCGGCAACCTGCCGTCGAAGGACGGCTCGCACAGCCTGTACTGCGCGGTGATCGTGAAGAAGGTCGACGCGAAGACCCGCGCAAAGGTCGGCCTGAACGAGCTGCTGCGAGGCGACTGA
- the dapC gene encoding succinyldiaminopimelate transaminase, with protein MAALPVNPRLDSLQPYPFEKLRALFKDVTPAAGAPSGSLKPISFGIGEPKHPTPALIRDAVVAALDGLASYPATAGSDALRTSIAHWLERRYGLPAIDPATQVLPVSGSREALFSLAQTVIDARPTDDGKKAIVLCPNPFYQIYEGAALLAGAEPYFANSDPARNFACDYAAVPDEVWARTQLLYVCSPGNPTGAVLTLDDWRELFALSDRHGFVIAADECYSEIYFDEAAPPLGGLEAAHRLGRGFERLVMLSSLSKRSNVPGMRSGFVAGDAALLKKFLLYRTYHGAALSPVWQHASIAAWNDEAHVRENRALYVQKFNTVTPMLADVIDVKLPDAAFYLWANVARTGLSDTEFARRLYADYNVTVLPGSYLARDAHGTNPGRDFIRIALVAGTPECVEGAQRIVDFCRSLAR; from the coding sequence ATGGCCGCCTTGCCCGTGAACCCTCGACTCGACTCGCTCCAGCCCTATCCCTTCGAAAAGCTGCGCGCCCTGTTCAAGGACGTGACGCCCGCTGCCGGTGCGCCCTCCGGCAGCCTGAAACCGATCAGCTTCGGCATCGGCGAGCCCAAGCACCCGACCCCGGCACTGATCCGCGACGCCGTGGTGGCCGCGCTCGACGGCCTGGCGTCGTACCCGGCCACGGCCGGCTCGGACGCGCTGCGCACGTCGATCGCCCACTGGCTCGAACGCCGCTACGGGCTGCCGGCGATCGATCCGGCCACTCAGGTGCTGCCCGTGTCGGGATCGCGCGAGGCGCTGTTCTCGCTCGCGCAGACGGTGATCGACGCGCGCCCGACCGACGACGGCAAGAAGGCGATCGTACTCTGTCCGAATCCTTTCTATCAAATTTACGAAGGCGCGGCGCTGTTGGCCGGTGCCGAACCCTATTTCGCGAACAGCGACCCGGCCCGCAACTTCGCGTGCGACTACGCGGCCGTGCCCGACGAAGTCTGGGCGCGCACCCAGCTGCTGTACGTGTGCTCGCCGGGCAACCCGACGGGCGCCGTGCTGACGCTTGACGACTGGCGCGAACTGTTCGCGCTGTCCGACCGCCACGGCTTCGTGATCGCGGCCGACGAATGCTATTCGGAGATCTATTTCGACGAAGCGGCGCCGCCGCTCGGCGGCCTCGAGGCCGCGCACCGCCTCGGCCGCGGCTTCGAGCGCCTCGTGATGCTGTCGAGCCTGTCGAAGCGCTCGAACGTGCCGGGCATGCGCTCGGGCTTCGTCGCCGGCGACGCCGCGCTGCTGAAGAAATTCCTGCTGTACCGCACGTACCACGGCGCCGCGCTGTCGCCCGTCTGGCAGCACGCAAGCATCGCCGCGTGGAACGACGAGGCGCACGTGCGCGAGAACCGCGCGCTGTATGTGCAGAAGTTCAATACGGTCACGCCGATGCTGGCCGACGTGATCGACGTGAAGCTGCCCGACGCCGCGTTCTACCTGTGGGCCAACGTCGCGCGCACCGGCCTGTCGGACACCGAGTTCGCCCGCCGCCTGTACGCCGACTATAATGTTACGGTTCTGCCCGGCTCGTACCTGGCGCGCGACGCGCACGGCACCAATCCGGGCCGCGATTTCATCCGGATCGCGCTCGTCGCGGGCACCCCCGAATGCGTCGAGGGCGCGCAACGCATCGTCGATTTCTGCCGGTCTCTCGCGCGGTAA
- a CDS encoding DMT family transporter: MNNAVRGSLPTLAILIGASVWGLIWYPLRILASLGLTGTLASALTSAVAFLFVVVVRHRTIATLRWHWVLPGIAITAGVTNLGFVWGTIHGEVLRVMLLFYLTPAWTAIYAHFLLRERLTWAGAGLAALSIGGAMLMLWSPKLGMPLPANPAEWAGLAAGLSFAMSNVLVIKASRELPQMRAEMRTATLFGGAAVFGAVASLFEGLPAAPASGQLGVAALIIVAIGVTIAVNNLLVQYGLARVPANRASIIMLFEIVITALSAWVFASELPTAREWAGGACIVLATLLSSRVHRAAPASGKPGDGRDGARAMV, from the coding sequence ATGAATAACGCGGTACGCGGCAGCCTGCCGACGCTGGCCATCCTGATCGGCGCTTCGGTATGGGGCCTGATCTGGTATCCGCTGCGGATCCTCGCGTCGCTCGGGCTGACGGGCACGCTCGCGAGCGCGCTGACGAGCGCCGTCGCATTCCTGTTCGTGGTCGTCGTGCGCCACCGCACGATCGCGACGCTGCGCTGGCACTGGGTGCTGCCGGGCATCGCGATCACGGCCGGCGTGACGAACCTCGGCTTCGTGTGGGGCACGATCCACGGTGAAGTGCTGCGCGTGATGCTGCTGTTCTACCTGACCCCGGCATGGACCGCGATCTACGCGCATTTCCTGCTGCGCGAGCGGCTGACCTGGGCCGGCGCGGGGCTCGCGGCGCTGTCGATCGGCGGCGCGATGCTGATGCTGTGGTCGCCGAAGCTCGGCATGCCGCTGCCGGCCAATCCGGCCGAATGGGCGGGGCTCGCGGCCGGGCTGAGTTTCGCGATGAGCAACGTGCTGGTGATCAAGGCGAGCCGCGAGCTGCCGCAGATGCGTGCGGAAATGCGCACCGCGACGCTGTTCGGCGGCGCGGCGGTGTTCGGCGCGGTCGCATCGCTGTTCGAGGGGCTGCCGGCCGCGCCGGCCAGCGGCCAGCTCGGCGTCGCCGCCCTGATCATCGTCGCGATCGGCGTGACGATCGCGGTGAACAACCTGCTCGTGCAGTACGGGCTGGCGCGCGTGCCGGCGAACCGCGCGTCGATCATCATGCTGTTCGAGATCGTGATCACCGCGCTGTCCGCGTGGGTGTTCGCGAGCGAACTGCCGACGGCGCGCGAGTGGGCGGGCGGTGCGTGCATCGTGCTGGCGACGCTGCTGTCGAGCCGGGTCCATCGTGCCGCGCCGGCATCGGGCAAACCTGGCGACGGGCGGGACGGCGCACGCGCGATGGTATGA
- the smc gene encoding chromosome segregation protein SMC codes for MRLSSIKLAGFKSFVDPTHFQVPGQLVGVVGPNGCGKSNIIDAVRWVLGESRASELRGESMQDVIFNGSTARKPGSRASVELIFDNSDGRAAGQWGQYGEIAVKRVLTRDGTSSYYINNLPARRRDIQDIFLGTGLGPRAYAIIGQGMIARIIEAKPEELRVFLEEAAGVSKYKERRRETENRLHDTRENLTRVEDIVRELGANLEKLEAQAVVATKYKELVADGEEKQRLLWLLRKNEAAGEQQKQQRAIEQAQIDLEAQTAKLREVESQLETLRVAHYSASDAMQGAQGALYEANAEVSRLEAEIKFIVESRNRVQAQIAALNAQREQWRAQAEKAQDELEDAEEARAMADEKAALAEDNAAAKHDALPALEAKWRDAQAQLNDERARIAQTEQSLKLEAAHQRNADQQLQQLQQRHERLKSEAGGLDAPDEAQLEELRMQLAEQEEILAEAQARLTDAQETVPRLDGERRAAQERVQAESAQIHQLEARLAALKQLQENVQTEGKIQPWLDKHELGALPRLWKKLHVEPGWEAALEAVLRERLAALEVSNLDWVKAFATDAPPAKLAFYAPPAAGEAPAVAAGLRPVLSLLRIDDAGIRAVLNDWLGNVYVADDVAQALATRAQLPAGGAFVVKAGHIVTRVGVQLYAADSEQAGMLARQQEIENLSRQVRAQALLADEARTAAVRAEAAHTQATQALGDVRAQAERATQRVHALQMDVLKLAQAHERYTQRSTQIREELEEIGAQIDEQRALRAESEANFERFDGELAELQARFEDNQLAFEALDESLTQARQEARDLERGANDARFAARNAVTRIDELKRSIQVAHEQSERVAASLEDARAELETINEQTAHTGLQDALEIRAVKEEALQAARIELDDLTAKLRASDEQRLVAERSLQPLRDRITELQLKEQAARLSVEQFAEQLATAEVDEAALSAKLTADLKPSYLQGEVTRLNNAINALGPVNMAALDELKAASERKVFLDAQSADLIDAITTLEDAIHKIDQETRTLLQGTFDEVNRHFSDLFPRLFGGGQAKLIMTGDEILDAGVQVMAQPPGKKNATIHLLSGGEKALTATALVFAMFQLNPAPFCLLDEVDAPLDDANTERFANLVRAMSDKTQFLFISHNKIAMEMAQQLIGVTMQEQGVSRIVAVDMETAAGFAQN; via the coding sequence GTGCGTCTGAGCTCGATCAAACTCGCTGGCTTCAAATCCTTTGTCGATCCCACGCATTTCCAGGTTCCGGGCCAGCTTGTCGGCGTGGTGGGCCCGAACGGGTGCGGCAAGTCCAACATCATCGATGCCGTGCGCTGGGTGCTCGGCGAGTCGCGCGCGTCCGAGCTGCGCGGCGAGTCGATGCAGGACGTGATCTTCAACGGCTCGACCGCCCGCAAGCCCGGCAGCCGGGCCAGCGTCGAGCTGATCTTCGACAACTCCGACGGCCGCGCGGCCGGCCAGTGGGGCCAGTACGGCGAGATTGCCGTGAAGCGCGTGCTGACGCGCGACGGCACGTCGAGCTACTACATCAACAACCTGCCGGCGCGCCGCCGCGACATCCAGGACATCTTCCTCGGCACGGGCCTTGGGCCCCGTGCGTACGCGATCATCGGGCAGGGCATGATCGCGCGGATCATCGAGGCGAAGCCGGAAGAGCTGCGCGTGTTCCTCGAGGAAGCCGCGGGCGTGTCGAAGTACAAGGAACGCCGCCGCGAAACCGAGAACCGTCTGCACGACACGCGCGAGAACCTGACGCGCGTCGAAGACATCGTCCGCGAACTCGGCGCGAACCTCGAGAAGCTCGAGGCGCAGGCGGTCGTCGCGACCAAGTACAAGGAACTCGTCGCCGACGGCGAGGAGAAGCAGCGCCTGTTGTGGCTGCTGCGCAAGAACGAGGCCGCGGGCGAGCAGCAGAAGCAGCAGCGCGCGATCGAGCAGGCGCAGATCGACCTCGAGGCGCAGACGGCAAAGCTGCGCGAGGTCGAGTCGCAGCTCGAGACGCTGCGGGTCGCGCATTACTCGGCGAGCGACGCGATGCAGGGCGCGCAGGGTGCGCTCTACGAGGCGAATGCCGAAGTGAGCCGCCTCGAGGCCGAGATCAAGTTCATCGTCGAATCGCGCAATCGCGTGCAGGCGCAGATCGCCGCATTGAACGCGCAGCGCGAGCAATGGCGTGCGCAGGCCGAGAAGGCGCAGGACGAGCTCGAGGACGCCGAAGAGGCGCGCGCGATGGCCGACGAGAAGGCCGCGCTCGCCGAGGACAATGCGGCCGCGAAGCACGACGCGCTGCCGGCGCTCGAAGCGAAGTGGCGCGACGCGCAGGCGCAGCTCAACGACGAGCGCGCGCGGATCGCGCAGACCGAACAGTCGCTGAAGCTCGAAGCCGCGCACCAGCGCAATGCCGACCAGCAGCTCCAGCAGCTTCAGCAGCGCCACGAGCGCCTGAAGTCCGAGGCGGGCGGGCTCGACGCACCGGACGAGGCGCAGCTCGAAGAGTTGCGCATGCAGCTCGCCGAGCAGGAAGAGATCCTCGCCGAAGCGCAGGCACGCCTTACCGATGCACAGGAAACGGTGCCGCGCCTCGACGGCGAACGCCGTGCGGCACAGGAGCGCGTGCAGGCCGAAAGCGCACAGATCCACCAGCTCGAGGCACGGCTCGCCGCGCTCAAGCAGCTGCAGGAGAACGTGCAGACCGAAGGCAAGATCCAGCCGTGGCTCGACAAGCACGAACTCGGCGCGCTGCCGCGTCTGTGGAAGAAGCTGCACGTCGAACCGGGCTGGGAAGCGGCGCTCGAGGCGGTGCTGCGCGAGCGCCTCGCCGCGCTCGAAGTGTCGAATCTCGACTGGGTGAAGGCGTTCGCGACCGACGCGCCGCCCGCGAAGCTCGCGTTCTACGCGCCGCCCGCGGCGGGTGAGGCGCCTGCCGTCGCGGCCGGGCTGCGCCCGGTGCTGTCGCTCCTGCGCATCGACGATGCGGGCATCCGCGCGGTGCTGAATGACTGGCTCGGCAACGTGTATGTCGCCGACGACGTCGCGCAGGCGCTCGCGACGCGCGCGCAACTGCCGGCGGGCGGCGCGTTCGTCGTCAAGGCCGGCCACATCGTCACGCGGGTCGGCGTGCAACTGTACGCGGCCGATTCGGAACAGGCCGGGATGCTGGCCCGCCAGCAGGAAATCGAGAACCTGTCGCGCCAGGTGCGCGCGCAGGCGCTGCTTGCCGACGAGGCCCGGACGGCCGCCGTGCGGGCGGAAGCCGCGCACACGCAGGCCACGCAGGCGCTCGGCGACGTGCGCGCGCAGGCCGAACGCGCGACGCAGCGCGTGCATGCGTTGCAGATGGACGTGCTGAAGCTCGCGCAGGCGCATGAACGCTACACGCAGCGCAGCACGCAGATCCGCGAGGAGCTCGAGGAAATCGGCGCGCAGATCGACGAGCAGCGCGCACTGCGCGCGGAATCGGAAGCGAACTTCGAGCGCTTCGATGGCGAGCTCGCGGAACTGCAGGCGCGCTTCGAGGACAACCAGCTCGCGTTCGAAGCGCTCGACGAATCGCTGACGCAGGCGCGCCAGGAAGCCCGCGACCTCGAGCGCGGCGCGAACGACGCGCGCTTCGCCGCGCGCAATGCTGTCACGCGGATCGACGAGCTCAAGCGCAGCATCCAGGTCGCGCACGAGCAGAGCGAACGCGTCGCGGCGTCGCTGGAGGACGCGCGCGCCGAACTCGAGACGATCAACGAGCAGACCGCGCACACGGGCTTGCAGGACGCGCTCGAAATTCGCGCGGTGAAGGAAGAGGCGCTGCAGGCCGCGCGGATCGAACTCGACGACCTGACCGCGAAGCTGCGCGCCTCGGACGAGCAGCGTCTCGTGGCCGAGCGCTCGCTGCAGCCGCTGCGCGACCGCATCACCGAATTGCAGCTGAAGGAGCAGGCCGCGCGCCTGTCCGTCGAGCAGTTCGCCGAGCAGCTCGCGACGGCCGAGGTCGACGAGGCCGCGCTGTCCGCGAAGCTGACGGCGGACCTGAAGCCGTCGTACCTGCAGGGCGAAGTCACGCGCCTGAACAACGCGATCAACGCGCTCGGCCCGGTGAACATGGCCGCGCTCGACGAACTGAAGGCCGCCAGCGAGCGCAAGGTGTTCCTCGATGCGCAGTCGGCCGACCTGATCGACGCGATCACGACGCTCGAGGACGCGATCCACAAGATCGACCAGGAAACCCGCACGTTGCTGCAGGGCACCTTCGACGAGGTCAACCGTCACTTCAGCGACCTGTTCCCGCGGCTGTTCGGCGGCGGCCAGGCGAAGCTGATCATGACGGGCGACGAAATCCTCGATGCCGGCGTGCAGGTGATGGCGCAGCCGCCCGGCAAGAAGAACGCGACCATCCACCTGCTGTCGGGTGGCGAAAAGGCGCTGACCGCCACCGCACTGGTGTTCGCGATGTTCCAGTTGAACCCGGCGCCGTTCTGTCTGCTCGACGAGGTCGACGCGCCGCTCGACGACGCGAACACCGAGCGTTTCGCGAATCTCGTGCGCGCGATGTCCGACAAGACGCAGTTCCTGTTCATCTCGCACAACAAGATCGCGATGGAGATGGCGCAACAGCTGATCGGCGTGACGATGCAGGAGCAGGGCGTGTCGCGGATCGTCGCGGTGGACATGGAAACCGCCGCGGGTTTTGCCCAGAATTGA
- a CDS encoding cell division protein ZipA C-terminal FtsZ-binding domain-containing protein, with protein sequence MDELTLGLIGAGAVVVGGVVVYNAWQGAKVRRRMPRPMPEEAAEAMNRPERDDELPFIEPVRQPARREPAAPAAAPAAAPSAPVEAARVEPTFGGAAPADMPADLQAEATGVDTPLELNGSTEQAVADGAVAAAQEAPAAAAPNEPAEPAEPVLPAATTISSAPPAIVDRRIDCIVPIRLGASLPGDKILPAAQRLRRAGSKPVHIEGKPEGGQWELLQNGVRYEELRAAAQLANRSGALNELEFSEFVTGVQQFADTIDGAPEFPDMMETVAMARELDAFAAQCDAQLSINVMSDGAPWSANYVQAIASQDGLLLSRDGTRFVKLDAKQNPVFMLQFGDTNFLRDDLTYKGGNMITLVLDVPVAEEDILPFRLMCDYAKSLSERIGARVVDDSRRPLPESTLVAIDQQLMKLYAKLEEAGIPAGSPVTRRLFSQ encoded by the coding sequence ATGGACGAGTTGACACTCGGTTTGATCGGCGCGGGCGCCGTCGTGGTGGGCGGCGTCGTGGTCTACAACGCGTGGCAGGGCGCGAAGGTGCGGCGCAGGATGCCGCGCCCGATGCCGGAGGAAGCGGCCGAGGCGATGAATCGCCCCGAGCGCGACGATGAACTGCCGTTCATCGAGCCGGTGCGCCAGCCTGCGCGCCGCGAGCCCGCGGCGCCCGCAGCGGCGCCGGCGGCCGCCCCGAGCGCGCCGGTCGAAGCTGCGCGCGTCGAGCCGACCTTCGGCGGCGCGGCGCCTGCCGACATGCCGGCCGATCTGCAGGCCGAGGCTACCGGGGTCGACACGCCGCTGGAGTTGAACGGGTCGACCGAGCAAGCCGTCGCCGACGGGGCGGTAGCCGCTGCGCAGGAAGCGCCGGCCGCCGCTGCGCCGAACGAACCGGCCGAACCGGCTGAACCCGTGCTGCCGGCCGCGACGACGATTTCGTCGGCGCCTCCGGCGATCGTCGACCGCCGGATCGACTGCATCGTGCCGATTCGCCTCGGTGCGTCTCTGCCGGGCGACAAGATCCTGCCGGCCGCGCAGCGGCTGCGCCGCGCAGGCAGCAAGCCCGTGCATATCGAAGGCAAGCCGGAGGGCGGCCAGTGGGAGCTGCTGCAGAACGGCGTGCGCTATGAAGAGCTGCGCGCGGCCGCGCAGCTCGCGAACCGCAGCGGCGCGCTGAACGAGCTCGAGTTCTCCGAGTTCGTCACGGGCGTCCAGCAGTTCGCCGACACGATCGACGGCGCACCGGAATTCCCGGACATGATGGAGACGGTCGCGATGGCGCGCGAACTCGACGCCTTCGCCGCGCAGTGCGACGCACAACTGTCGATCAACGTGATGTCGGACGGCGCGCCGTGGTCGGCGAACTACGTGCAGGCCATCGCATCGCAGGACGGGCTGCTGCTGTCGCGCGACGGCACGCGTTTCGTGAAGCTCGACGCGAAGCAGAACCCGGTGTTCATGCTGCAGTTCGGCGACACGAACTTCCTGCGCGACGACCTGACGTACAAGGGCGGCAACATGATCACGCTGGTGCTCGACGTGCCCGTTGCCGAAGAGGACATCCTGCCGTTCCGGCTGATGTGCGACTACGCGAAGTCGCTGTCCGAGCGGATCGGTGCGCGGGTCGTCGACGATTCGCGCCGGCCGCTGCCGGAATCGACCCTGGTCGCGATCGACCAGCAACTGATGAAGCTGTACGCGAAGCTCGAGGAAGCGGGCATCCCGGCCGGTTCGCCGGTCACGCGCCGCCTCTTCAGCCAGTAA